The following proteins come from a genomic window of Anopheles ziemanni chromosome 3, idAnoZiCoDA_A2_x.2, whole genome shotgun sequence:
- the LOC131284677 gene encoding uncharacterized protein LOC131284677 produces the protein MAESRAAEDADSRSIGAKWNQTEGMESETGDGHVWQGTADHGKVLSRRKRFVVFPEGSSFSVAVCMTIGLYGNPNYQFVSWALNWGIAYNLPNQTVSFQKEMTEPKPMVQRRYRRDLYQKLEVIMDSMGYDGRDCILRALCESSQYFGGKGSNMIAEMLRTLFSYPKQKVLSFEHADHRLYDEAHRKGKNLAPCQSLYGNCKFSLLELALGKYSTPHGFM, from the exons ATGGCCGAGTCCAGGGCAGCGGAGGACGCGGATTCACGGTCGATCGGTGCAAAGTGGAACCAAACGGAGGGAATGGAAAGCGAGACGGGCGATGGGCACGTCTGGCAGGGAACGGCCGACCACGGGAAGGTGCTTTCGCGACGAAAACGATTCGTGGTGTTTCCGGAAGGGTCCAGCTTTTCC GTAGCCGTGTGCATGACGATCGGTTTGTACGGCAATCCCAACTACCAGTTCGTCAGCTGGGCCTTGAATTGGGGCATCGCTTACAACCTGCCGAATCAAACGGTGAGCTTTCAGAAGGAAATGACAGAACCAAAGCCAATGGTGCAGCGGAGATACCGGCGGGATCTCTACCAGAAGCTGGAAGTGATCATGGACAG CATGGGCTACGATGGTCGAGATTGCATCTTGCGTGCGCTTTGTGAAAGCTCGCAGTACTTCGGGGGCAAGGGCAGCAACATGATTGCGGAGATGCTGCGCACCCTGTTCAGCTACCCGAAGCAGAAGGTACTCTCCTTCGAACACGCCGACCATCGGCTGTACGACGAGGCGCACCGGAAGGGCAAAAACCTGGCACCCTGCCAGTCGCTGTATGGCAACTGCAAGTTCTCACTGTTAGAGCTCGCGCTTGGCAAATACTCGACACCGCATGGATTTATGTAG
- the LOC131284676 gene encoding uncharacterized protein LOC131284676 → MEVQWKFILLMIVGQVVCQTYNESDPGDSKVLTRKKRFLLFTPGSHILLTAAFGKNLMFRGPAGYVCIGELDMYYPLPDYKYHASSLKLGGVATYPPEPMKSPPPTPPPPPPPPPKEEHHDHHNGGELSPAEVDQYLKDHPGTWVPPGWGKERADWNRNTLQYSSPQWAAAERMDENQYQNPPSSNLNRYLGGIGYGGGNNISPYQYSGWNPTSYDRYRRSAALEQKFADDAEEEHERDKWLSGEAFNISQHSDWEHFHHYRDRRALFNHLEETIGSVTGFHMKECILRSICEAKNMLPPPGRSMAMDIFRVLFSFPINEALNDDYSNAMRQEPMDCRAQYSDGCPMSLLDLVLFGKFEP, encoded by the exons ATGGAAGTTCAATGGAAGTTTATACTGCTGATGATTGTTGGTCAGGTGGTTTGTCAAACATACAATGAATCGGACCCCGGCGACTCAAAGGTGCTCACGCGGAAGAAACGATTTCTGCTCTTTACACCCGGATCACATATTCTG CTCACTGCTGCATTTGGCAAAAATCTAATGTTCCGAGGGCCGGCCGGTTACGTTTGCATCGGTGAGCTCGATATGTACTATCCTCTGCCGGACTACAAATACCATGCGAGTTCACTGAAGCTGGGAGGTGTGGCGACGTATCCACCCGAGCCTATGAAAAGCcctccaccaacaccaccaccaccgccacctccaccgccaaAGGAGGAACACCATGACCACCACAACGGTGGCGAGCTGTCACCCGCCGAGGTCGATCAGTACCTTAAGGATCATCCGGGAACGTGGGTTCCTCCGGGTTGGGGCAAGGAACGGGCTGACTGGAACCGGAACACACTACAATATAGCTCACCGCAATGGGCTGCAGCTGAGCGTATGGATGAAAATCAGTATCAGAATCCACCATCAAGCAACCTGAATCGATATTTGGGAGGAATCGGTTACGGAGGCGGGAATAACATCAGCCCATACCAATATTCCGGATGGAATCCCACATCATACGATCGTTATCGTAGATCCGCGGCCCTTGAACAGAAGTTTGCTGATGACGCTGAGGAGGAGCACGAGCGAGACAAGTGGCTTAGCGGTGAAGCCTTCAACATAAGCCAGCACAGTGATTGGGAGCACTTCCATCACTACCGCGACCGGAGGGCCTTGTTCAACCATCTGGAGGAAACCATTGGATCGGT AACTGGATTCCACATGAAGGAGTGCATCCTTCGAAGCATCTGTGAGGCAAAGAACATGCTTCCTCCACCTGGACGGTCGATGGCGATGGATATTTTTAGAGTCCTTTTCAG CTTTCCCATTAATGAAGCGCTCAACGATGACTACAGTAATGCTATGCGCCAAGAACCCATGGATTGCCGTGCACAGTACAGCGATGGGTGTCCTATGAGTCTTCTGGATTTGGTgttatttggaaaatttgaGCCCTAG